The following proteins are encoded in a genomic region of Garra rufa chromosome 22, GarRuf1.0, whole genome shotgun sequence:
- the arl3b gene encoding ADP-ribosylation factor-like protein 3 — protein MGLLSILRKLKSTPDQEVRILLLGLDNGGKTTLLKQLASEDITHITPTQGFNIKSVQSQGFKLNVWDIGGQRKIRPYWRNYFENTDVLIYVIDSADRKRFEETGQELAELLDEEKLSGVPVLVFANKQDLLTAAPASEIAEGLNLHTIRDRVWQIQSCSALTGEGVQDGMNWVCKSVNAKRK, from the exons ATG GGCTTGTTATCAATTTTAAGGAAACTCAAGAGTACCCCCGACCAGGAGGTGAGGATATTGCTTCTGGGGTTGGACAACGGTGGCAAGACCACCTTACTGAAACAGCTGGCATCTGAAGACATTACTCATATTACTCCAACACAG GGTTTCAATATCAAGAGCGTCCAATCGCAAGGATTCAAATTAAACGTGTGGGATATCGGTGGTCAGCGGAAGATCAGACCTTACTGGAGAAACTACTTTGAGAACACAGATGTATTG ATTTACGTTATTGATAGTGCAGACCGCAAAAGATTTGAGGAAACTGGACAG GAGCTGGCTGAGTTACTTGATGAAGAAAAGCTCAGCGGTGTCCCGGTTCTGGTGTTCGCGAATAAGCAGGATTTGCTCACGGCAGCACCCGCGTCCGAGATAGCCGAGGGTTTGAATTTGCACACTATCAGAGACCGAGTGTGGCAGATCCAGTCCTGTTCTGCCCTCACAGGAGAAGGAGTACAG GATGGGATGAACTGGGTCTGCAAGAGTGTGAACGCTAAGAGGAAATAG